In the genome of Nocardioides marmoribigeumensis, one region contains:
- a CDS encoding segregation and condensation protein A has protein sequence MTTTLEPPVSTEEPSEPVAGPADGPDLVLEQEPTGGFMLTLANFEGPFDLLLSLIAKHKLDITEVALSQVTDEFIAHIRSGAAAADDLEQTSSFLLVAATLLDLKAARLLPKAEVEDEEDLALLEARDLLFARLLQYRAFKQVASVLEERLQAEALRHPRSVGLEERYATLLPEVLIGLGLEEFAALAAKAMSPKPAPPTVTLDHLHAPTVSVREQAGIMVSRLRTHGTATFRSLCSDGADVMTRVARFLALLELFREGVVGFDQVTPLGELTVRWTGTDDTEVEITDEFDGEPEGGDEPADEPDEEEQA, from the coding sequence GTGACCACGACGCTGGAGCCGCCGGTGAGCACCGAGGAGCCGTCCGAGCCGGTGGCTGGGCCCGCGGACGGGCCCGACCTCGTGCTGGAGCAGGAGCCGACCGGCGGCTTCATGCTCACGCTGGCCAACTTCGAGGGGCCCTTCGACCTCCTGCTGAGCCTGATCGCCAAGCACAAGCTCGACATCACCGAGGTCGCGCTGTCGCAGGTGACCGACGAGTTCATCGCGCACATCCGGTCGGGCGCGGCCGCCGCGGACGACCTGGAGCAGACCTCGTCGTTCCTCCTGGTCGCCGCGACCCTGCTCGACCTCAAGGCAGCCAGGCTGCTGCCCAAGGCGGAGGTCGAGGACGAGGAGGACCTCGCCCTGCTCGAGGCGCGCGACCTGCTGTTCGCGCGGCTGCTGCAGTACCGCGCGTTCAAGCAGGTCGCCTCCGTGCTCGAGGAGCGCCTGCAGGCCGAGGCGCTGCGTCACCCGCGGTCCGTCGGGCTGGAGGAGCGCTACGCCACCCTGCTGCCCGAGGTGCTGATCGGTCTGGGGCTGGAGGAGTTCGCCGCCCTGGCCGCCAAGGCGATGTCGCCCAAGCCGGCGCCGCCCACGGTCACGCTGGACCACCTGCACGCCCCGACCGTGAGCGTGCGCGAGCAGGCGGGCATCATGGTGTCGCGGCTGCGCACCCACGGCACGGCGACCTTCCGGTCGCTGTGCTCCGACGGTGCCGACGTGATGACCAGGGTGGCCCGCTTCCTCGCGCTGCTCGAGCTGTTCCGGGAGGGCGTGGTCGGCTTCGACCAGGTGACGCCGCTCGGCGAGCTGACGGTGCGGTGGACCGGGACCGACGACACCGAGGTCGAGATCACCGACGAGTTCGACGGCGAGCCCGAGGGCGGCGACGAGCCGGCCGACGAGCCCGACGAGGAGGAGCAGGCATGA
- a CDS encoding ParA family protein, which translates to MPGETGPTGRPWPDLPEPRPIGIHGNARIIAMCNQKGGVGKTTTTINLGAALAEHGRKVLLVDFDPQGSLSVGLGMNPHTMDMTVYNLLMQRDVSLEDVVVPTHVEGVDLLPSNIDLSAAEVQLVHEVAREQTLSRVLQDAINAYDVILIDCQPSLGLLTVNALTAADGVIVPLECEYFALRGVALLKNTIDKVQERLNPRLKIDGVLGTMFDGRTLHGREVMQRLVEAWGDDVFHTVIRRTVKFSDSTVAGEPITTYAGTSAGAESYRTLAKEVLARCLDV; encoded by the coding sequence GTGCCCGGTGAGACCGGCCCGACCGGGCGTCCCTGGCCCGACCTGCCCGAGCCGCGGCCGATCGGCATCCACGGCAACGCGCGCATCATCGCGATGTGCAACCAGAAGGGCGGGGTCGGCAAGACCACGACCACGATCAACCTCGGTGCCGCGCTGGCCGAGCACGGCCGCAAGGTGCTCCTGGTCGACTTCGACCCGCAGGGCTCGCTCTCGGTGGGCCTCGGGATGAACCCGCACACCATGGACATGACCGTCTACAACCTGCTCATGCAGCGCGACGTGTCGCTCGAGGACGTGGTCGTGCCCACGCACGTCGAGGGCGTCGACCTGCTGCCCTCCAACATCGACCTCTCCGCCGCCGAGGTGCAGCTGGTCCACGAGGTCGCCCGCGAGCAGACGCTGTCGCGGGTGCTCCAGGACGCGATCAACGCCTACGACGTGATCCTCATCGACTGCCAGCCCTCGCTCGGCCTGCTCACGGTCAACGCCCTGACCGCCGCCGACGGCGTCATCGTGCCGCTGGAGTGCGAGTACTTCGCCCTGCGCGGCGTCGCGCTGCTCAAGAACACCATCGACAAGGTGCAGGAGCGGCTCAACCCGCGCCTGAAGATCGACGGCGTGCTCGGCACCATGTTCGACGGGCGCACCCTGCACGGCCGCGAGGTCATGCAGCGGCTGGTCGAGGCCTGGGGCGACGACGTGTTCCACACCGTCATCCGCCGCACCGTGAAGTTCTCCGACTCCACGGTCGCCGGCGAGCCGATCACGACGTACGCCGGCACGTCGGCGGGCGCGGAGTCCTACCGCACGCTCGCCAAGGAGGTGCTGGCCCGGTGCCTCGACGTCTGA
- a CDS encoding vanadium-dependent haloperoxidase: MSRSPRTRVLAPAACLCLAWSAVALTPAVSASAETGDARARVVRDWNAIAVRTIATEAALGPPPAQLHLGLVSSAVYDAVTHAPPGRASVSAAVATAAHDVLSASFPGAAGHLDADLATTLAAVPDGPLEDRGVAVGAAAADRLLASRAPLSTSITLPVDPAPGPGEWRPTPPAFAPMAFAWLGFVDPLLLPSPTSIDVGGPDAITSTEYAADVDEVRRIGRLDSTDPDADAANGHFWNAPVGVVFNTALREWADRSGLGARATARMFALLNMTTADAIITCWRMKYDHRFWRPITAVREADTDGNDATTAVPTWSPVVATPPYPEWPTGHGCLTSSFVRGLTRLTGSDAIDLDISNPVTGETRHYSSAAALRRSAFISRIQLGIHFRDAMEDGYRVGRIASDRGFAAFDR; encoded by the coding sequence ATGTCCCGCAGCCCCCGAACCCGAGTCCTCGCCCCGGCCGCCTGCCTCTGCCTGGCCTGGTCGGCGGTCGCGCTCACCCCGGCGGTGAGCGCGTCCGCGGAGACCGGCGACGCTCGAGCCCGCGTCGTCCGCGACTGGAACGCGATCGCGGTCCGCACGATCGCGACCGAGGCCGCCCTGGGCCCGCCCCCGGCCCAGCTCCACCTCGGGCTCGTCTCCTCCGCCGTGTACGACGCGGTCACCCACGCGCCCCCTGGCCGGGCGTCGGTGAGCGCGGCGGTGGCGACCGCGGCGCACGACGTGCTGTCGGCGTCCTTCCCCGGCGCGGCCGGCCACCTCGACGCCGACCTGGCCACGACCCTGGCCGCCGTGCCGGACGGACCTCTCGAGGACCGGGGCGTCGCGGTCGGTGCAGCCGCGGCGGACCGCCTGCTGGCCTCCCGCGCGCCGCTGAGCACCAGCATCACCCTGCCGGTCGACCCCGCCCCCGGCCCCGGTGAGTGGCGCCCGACTCCCCCGGCGTTCGCGCCCATGGCGTTCGCCTGGCTGGGCTTCGTCGACCCGCTGCTGCTGCCGTCCCCGACGAGCATCGACGTGGGCGGGCCCGACGCGATCACGAGCACGGAGTACGCCGCGGACGTGGACGAGGTGCGGCGGATCGGCAGGCTCGACAGCACCGACCCGGACGCCGACGCCGCCAACGGGCACTTCTGGAACGCGCCCGTGGGCGTCGTGTTCAACACCGCCCTGCGCGAGTGGGCGGACCGGAGCGGTCTCGGGGCACGCGCGACCGCGCGCATGTTCGCCCTGCTCAACATGACCACGGCCGACGCGATCATCACCTGCTGGCGGATGAAGTACGACCACAGGTTCTGGCGGCCGATCACCGCGGTCCGCGAGGCCGACACGGACGGCAACGACGCCACCACCGCAGTCCCGACGTGGTCGCCCGTGGTCGCCACCCCGCCGTACCCGGAGTGGCCGACCGGACACGGCTGCCTGACCAGCAGCTTCGTGCGGGGACTGACCCGCCTGACCGGGTCGGACGCCATCGACCTCGACATCTCCAACCCCGTGACGGGCGAGACCCGGCACTACTCGAGCGCCGCGGCGTTGAGGCGGTCGGCGTTCATCAGCCGGATCCAGCTCGGCATCCACTTCCGTGACGCCATGGAGGACGGCTACCGGGTCGGCCGGATCGCCTCCGACCGCGGGTTCGCGGCGTTCGACCGCTGA
- a CDS encoding site-specific tyrosine recombinase XerD, with product MTAEVAAPAGPTGPTAVQRALRTYLDHLAVERGLAPNTLSSYRRDLRRYAAFLAGRGVTDLAGVGESSVSEFLMHLREGDADHPPLSAASAGRAVVAVRGLHRFAVRDGWTEADPAAGVRPPAPAKRLPKALPLADIERILDAAGAPGTVLALRDRALLELLYSSGARISEAVGLDVDDLDLESAAVRLRGKGSKERVVPFGSMAREALSAYLVRARRDLVTAGSGTPAVFLNSRGGRLSRQSAWAVLVRAADRAGATAEVSPHTLRHSFATHLIEGGADVRVVQELLGHASVTTTQVYTLVTVDGLREVYATAHPRALG from the coding sequence GTGACCGCCGAGGTCGCCGCCCCCGCGGGCCCGACCGGGCCGACGGCCGTCCAGCGCGCGCTGCGGACCTACCTCGACCACCTCGCCGTCGAGCGCGGGCTCGCCCCGAACACGCTGTCGTCGTACCGACGCGACCTGCGGCGCTACGCCGCCTTCCTCGCCGGCCGCGGCGTCACCGACCTGGCCGGGGTGGGGGAGTCGTCGGTCTCGGAGTTCCTCATGCACCTGCGCGAGGGCGACGCGGACCACCCGCCGCTCTCGGCCGCGAGCGCGGGGAGGGCGGTCGTCGCGGTCCGCGGCTTGCACCGCTTCGCCGTGCGCGACGGGTGGACCGAGGCGGACCCCGCCGCCGGCGTACGCCCGCCGGCACCGGCCAAGCGGCTGCCGAAGGCACTGCCCCTGGCCGACATCGAGCGCATCCTCGACGCCGCCGGTGCGCCCGGCACGGTCCTGGCGCTGCGCGACCGCGCGCTGCTGGAGCTGCTGTACTCCTCCGGGGCGCGGATCTCCGAGGCGGTCGGTCTCGACGTCGACGACCTCGACCTGGAGTCGGCGGCCGTGCGGCTGCGCGGCAAGGGCAGCAAGGAGCGGGTCGTCCCGTTCGGCTCGATGGCGCGCGAGGCGCTCTCGGCCTACCTCGTGCGTGCGCGGCGGGACCTGGTCACCGCCGGGTCGGGCACGCCGGCGGTGTTCCTCAACTCCCGCGGTGGACGGCTCTCGCGGCAGAGCGCGTGGGCGGTGCTGGTCCGCGCGGCCGACCGCGCCGGCGCCACCGCGGAGGTCTCGCCGCACACGCTGCGGCACTCCTTCGCCACCCACCTGATCGAGGGCGGTGCGGACGTCCGGGTCGTGCAGGAGCTGCTCGGGCACGCCTCGGTCACCACGACGCAGGTCTACACGCTGGTCACCGTCGACGGGCTGCGCGAGGTCTACGCGACCGCGCACCCGCGGGCCCTGGGCTGA
- a CDS encoding NUDIX hydrolase: MTAHLGDGTTELGAPDLVDEPQVWPVHASADIWRGSAPFAVRRDEISRPGHAEQFGRVVVEHPGAVVVLALDEDGRALVLRQYRHPIGRRMVELPAGLLDVPGEDPLVAAQRELLEEAGLEAGHWTHLSSMHTSPGISAELIEVYLAQGLRAVPDRGGFEPEHEEADMTVHWVPFDDLVDAVLERRLTDGPLAVAVLTHVLLDRRHRDTAS, from the coding sequence GTGACCGCGCACCTCGGGGACGGGACGACCGAGCTCGGCGCCCCCGACCTGGTCGACGAGCCGCAGGTCTGGCCCGTGCACGCCTCGGCCGACATCTGGCGCGGGAGCGCCCCCTTCGCCGTACGCCGGGACGAGATCAGCCGACCTGGGCACGCCGAGCAGTTCGGCCGCGTCGTCGTCGAGCACCCCGGCGCGGTCGTCGTGCTGGCCCTGGACGAGGACGGGCGGGCGCTGGTGCTCCGGCAGTACCGCCACCCGATCGGCCGCCGCATGGTCGAGCTCCCCGCCGGGCTGCTCGACGTCCCCGGCGAGGACCCGCTGGTGGCCGCGCAGCGCGAGCTGCTGGAGGAGGCGGGGCTCGAGGCGGGCCACTGGACGCACCTGTCGTCGATGCACACCTCGCCCGGGATCAGCGCGGAGCTGATCGAGGTCTACCTCGCCCAGGGCCTGCGCGCCGTGCCCGACCGCGGCGGCTTCGAGCCGGAGCACGAGGAGGCCGACATGACGGTCCACTGGGTGCCGTTCGACGACCTGGTCGACGCCGTCCTCGAGCGTCGACTGACCGACGGGCCGCTCGCCGTCGCCGTCCTGACCCACGTCCTGCTGGACCGGCGCCACCGGGACACCGCGTCGTGA
- a CDS encoding CTP synthase, with translation MAAEQTTKHLFVTGGVASSLGKGLTASSLGNLLKARGLRVTMQKLDPYLNVDPGTMNPFQHGEVFVTDDGAETDLDIGHYERFLDRNLQGHANVTTGQVYSKVIAKERRGDYLGDTVQVIPHITNEIKERMLAMGGPDIDVVITEIGGTVGDIESLPFLEAARQLRHEVGRDNSFFLHVSLVPWIGPSGELKTKPTQHSVAALRSIGIQPDAIVCRADREIPLTVKKKISLMCDVDQEAVVAAVDAPSIYDIPKVLHREGLDAYVVRRLNLAFRDVDWTDWDDLLRRVHHPKDHVTVALVGKYIDLPDAYLSVAEALRAGGFAHEAKVTIRWVPSDECESPEGAKRHLSDVDAVLVPGGFGIRGIDGKIGALEYARTQKIPTLGICLGLQCMVIEYARNVLGLEKAGSTEFDPGSQEPVIATMEEQHAFVEGAGDLGGTMRLGLYPADLTEGSVIAETYGATRVDERHRHRYEVNNGYVDRLTEAGLVFSGVGPENGLVEFVELPREVHPYFVSTQAHPELTSRPTRPHPLFAGLVGAAIQRQRELELPVGE, from the coding sequence TTGGCCGCTGAGCAGACCACCAAGCACCTTTTCGTCACCGGCGGCGTCGCCTCGTCCCTGGGCAAGGGACTGACCGCCTCCTCGCTCGGCAACCTGCTCAAGGCCCGGGGCCTGCGGGTCACCATGCAGAAGCTGGACCCGTACCTCAACGTGGACCCCGGCACGATGAACCCCTTCCAGCACGGCGAGGTCTTCGTCACCGACGACGGCGCCGAGACCGACCTGGACATCGGGCACTACGAGCGATTCCTGGACCGCAACCTCCAGGGCCACGCCAACGTCACCACCGGGCAGGTGTACTCCAAGGTCATCGCCAAGGAGCGCCGCGGGGACTACCTGGGCGACACCGTGCAGGTGATCCCGCACATCACCAACGAGATCAAGGAGCGGATGCTCGCCATGGGCGGGCCCGACATCGACGTGGTGATCACCGAGATCGGTGGCACGGTCGGCGACATCGAGTCGCTGCCCTTCCTCGAGGCGGCCCGCCAGCTGCGGCACGAGGTCGGCCGCGACAACTCCTTCTTCCTCCACGTCTCGCTCGTGCCGTGGATCGGACCCTCGGGTGAGCTCAAGACCAAGCCGACGCAGCACTCGGTCGCCGCGCTGCGGTCGATCGGCATCCAGCCCGACGCGATCGTGTGCCGGGCGGACCGCGAGATCCCGCTCACCGTGAAGAAGAAGATCTCGCTGATGTGCGACGTCGACCAGGAGGCGGTCGTCGCGGCCGTCGACGCCCCGTCGATCTACGACATCCCCAAGGTCCTGCACCGCGAGGGCCTGGACGCCTACGTCGTACGCCGGCTCAACCTCGCGTTCCGTGACGTCGACTGGACCGACTGGGACGACCTGCTGCGTCGGGTCCACCACCCCAAGGACCACGTCACGGTGGCCCTGGTCGGCAAGTACATCGACCTGCCCGACGCCTACCTGTCGGTGGCCGAGGCCCTGCGCGCCGGCGGGTTCGCCCACGAGGCCAAGGTCACCATCCGCTGGGTGCCCTCCGACGAGTGCGAGTCGCCCGAGGGGGCCAAGCGCCACCTGTCCGACGTCGACGCCGTCCTCGTCCCGGGTGGCTTCGGCATCCGCGGGATCGACGGCAAGATCGGGGCGCTGGAGTACGCCCGCACCCAGAAGATCCCCACGCTCGGCATCTGCCTGGGCCTGCAGTGCATGGTCATCGAGTACGCCCGCAACGTGCTCGGCCTGGAGAAGGCCGGGTCCACCGAGTTCGACCCGGGCTCGCAGGAGCCGGTGATCGCCACGATGGAGGAGCAGCACGCGTTCGTCGAGGGTGCCGGTGACCTCGGCGGCACGATGCGGCTCGGGCTCTACCCGGCCGACCTCACCGAGGGCTCGGTGATCGCCGAGACCTACGGCGCCACGCGCGTCGACGAGCGCCACCGCCACCGCTACGAGGTCAACAACGGCTACGTCGACCGGCTGACCGAGGCGGGCCTGGTGTTCTCCGGCGTCGGCCCGGAGAACGGACTGGTCGAGTTCGTCGAGCTGCCGCGCGAGGTGCATCCCTACTTCGTGTCCACCCAGGCGCACCCCGAGCTGACCTCGCGCCCGACCCGGCCGCACCCGCTGTTCGCCGGACTGGTCGGCGCGGCGATCCAGCGGCAGCGCGAGCTCGAGCTGCCGGTCGGGGAGTGA
- a CDS encoding copper transporter, with translation MISFRSHVVSLVAVFLALAIGVVLGAGPLQRDEAAVGAGDTDAEALAAADQRIAELQRGRSFNDAFARATADELVGDSLRRRAVTVVTLPGADPDQVTRAVALVQRAGGTLAARVELTDKLVDVANRKLVEELTDQLLSSEDQPLPGGQASSGYVRVGQLLGFVLTTSKDKGAPPARGAAPVLASLTTAGLVSVTGQVQRRGSLVLVVAGEPTGTADQRQGAGDIVTAVARSLDEASDGVVVAGPLASGAKDGVLGALRASPTAQLVSTVDVSELGAGAILSVLALRAQADGDTLQLGSSSSADGAFPGAK, from the coding sequence GTGATCTCCTTCCGCTCCCACGTCGTCTCGCTCGTCGCGGTCTTCCTCGCGCTCGCCATCGGGGTCGTGCTCGGTGCCGGCCCCCTCCAGCGCGACGAGGCCGCCGTCGGCGCGGGCGACACCGACGCCGAGGCCCTCGCCGCCGCCGACCAGCGCATCGCCGAGCTGCAGCGGGGGCGGAGCTTCAACGACGCCTTCGCGCGCGCCACGGCCGACGAGCTGGTCGGCGACAGCCTGCGCCGGCGGGCGGTCACGGTCGTGACCCTGCCGGGCGCCGACCCCGACCAGGTCACCCGGGCCGTGGCGCTCGTCCAGCGCGCCGGCGGGACCCTCGCCGCTCGGGTGGAGCTCACCGACAAGCTCGTCGACGTGGCCAACCGCAAGCTGGTGGAGGAGCTGACCGACCAGCTGCTCTCCTCGGAGGACCAGCCGCTGCCCGGAGGCCAGGCCTCCAGCGGCTACGTGCGTGTCGGCCAGCTGCTCGGCTTCGTCCTCACGACGAGCAAGGACAAGGGCGCCCCGCCGGCCAGGGGCGCCGCGCCCGTGCTGGCCAGCCTCACCACCGCGGGCCTGGTCTCGGTCACCGGGCAGGTGCAGCGGCGGGGGAGCCTCGTCCTCGTGGTGGCGGGGGAGCCGACCGGGACCGCCGACCAGCGGCAGGGAGCCGGCGACATCGTCACGGCCGTCGCACGCTCCCTCGACGAGGCCAGTGACGGGGTCGTCGTGGCCGGTCCGCTGGCGAGCGGGGCCAAGGACGGGGTGCTGGGCGCCCTGCGCGCCTCGCCGACCGCGCAGCTGGTCTCCACCGTCGACGTCTCGGAGCTCGGGGCGGGGGCGATCCTGTCGGTGCTGGCCCTGCGCGCCCAGGCCGACGGTGACACCCTCCAGCTGGGCAGCTCCTCCTCGGCGGACGGGGCCTTCCCCGGCGCGAAGTGA
- the steA gene encoding putative cytokinetic ring protein SteA, producing MKFTGRGSARASARSDPAGAVQGTVRVDRRTSSLLARLRPGDIAVLDHLDLDRRTAEQLVAQQVAAVVNAGRFVSGRYPALGAEVLAKAGVVLLDDAGTGVLAARNGASGRVEGDRLLVDGKEVARGTRLDLDAVLVQMDEARAGLATQLESFTHSTTEYLRREQELLLHGRGVPDVATRIAGRPVVVVVRAFDHESDLRRIRRFIREQHPVLVGVDAGADALREARLRPDIVVIGEEGLARVAGGAGERVVSDAALRSAREVVVHADATDRAVGADRLDRIGVRPQRVATSGTSEDLALLLADLKGASLIVTVGTHASLDEFLDRQRSGLASTFLTRLRVGPRLVDAKAVPVVYAGRVRPWHLALVLLAGLVALAAALSTSPDGAALLRDLQDQAQPLIDWIRGLLP from the coding sequence ATGAAGTTCACCGGACGAGGCAGCGCGCGCGCCAGCGCCCGGAGCGACCCGGCCGGCGCGGTGCAGGGCACGGTCCGCGTGGACCGGCGTACCTCCTCGCTGCTGGCGCGGCTCCGCCCCGGCGACATCGCGGTCCTCGACCACCTGGACCTCGACCGGCGCACGGCCGAGCAGCTGGTCGCCCAGCAGGTCGCCGCGGTGGTCAACGCGGGGCGGTTCGTCTCGGGTCGCTACCCCGCGCTCGGCGCGGAGGTCCTCGCCAAAGCCGGCGTGGTGCTGCTCGACGACGCCGGCACCGGCGTGCTCGCGGCCAGGAACGGCGCGTCGGGACGCGTCGAGGGCGACCGGCTCCTCGTCGACGGCAAGGAGGTCGCCCGCGGCACGCGGCTCGACCTGGACGCCGTGCTCGTGCAGATGGACGAGGCGCGCGCCGGGCTGGCCACCCAGCTGGAGAGCTTCACCCACAGCACGACCGAGTACCTCCGCCGCGAGCAGGAGCTGCTGCTGCACGGCCGCGGCGTGCCGGACGTCGCGACCCGGATCGCCGGCCGTCCGGTGGTCGTGGTGGTCCGGGCCTTCGACCACGAGTCCGACCTGCGTCGGATCCGTCGCTTCATCCGCGAGCAGCACCCGGTCCTGGTCGGTGTCGACGCCGGGGCCGACGCGCTGCGCGAGGCGCGACTGCGCCCCGACATCGTGGTGATCGGTGAGGAGGGTCTCGCGCGCGTCGCCGGCGGGGCGGGGGAGCGCGTGGTCAGCGACGCCGCACTGCGCTCGGCCCGCGAGGTCGTCGTGCACGCCGACGCCACCGACCGGGCGGTCGGGGCCGACCGGCTCGACCGCATCGGCGTCCGCCCCCAGCGGGTGGCCACCAGCGGCACCAGCGAGGACCTCGCCCTGCTCCTGGCCGACCTCAAGGGCGCCTCGCTGATCGTGACGGTCGGGACCCACGCGAGCCTCGACGAGTTCCTCGACCGGCAGCGCTCCGGCCTGGCCTCGACGTTCCTCACCCGGCTGCGGGTGGGGCCGAGGCTGGTCGACGCCAAGGCGGTCCCCGTGGTGTACGCCGGGCGCGTGCGCCCGTGGCACCTCGCCCTCGTGCTGCTCGCGGGCCTCGTGGCCCTCGCTGCCGCCCTGTCCACCTCGCCCGACGGCGCTGCCCTCCTGCGTGACCTGCAGGACCAGGCCCAGCCCCTCATCGACTGGATCCGAGGACTGCTCCCGTGA
- the recN gene encoding DNA repair protein RecN, whose product MLEELRIVGLGVIDESVLELGPGFTAITGETGAGKTMLVTALGLLLGGRADSGAVRTGARQARVEGVLDLAGTQLVQELRTTVEEAGGQLDGERLMLARQVSAEGRSRAYAGGAGVPAGVLSAIADRVVAVHGQSDQHQLLSATAQRDALDRYAGAEALRLRSEFAAAHAELRAVEAEREELLTRSRERAREVDLLRFGLEEIEQVAPAPGEDAALAEEESRLGFADTLRTAAEQAREMLSAEQGGPDALGAVGAARRLLDGVRDHDAAAGELADRLAEVGYLLGDLAADTASYASGLETDPARLAAVSERRAALVALTRKYGDSIDEVIAWSAEAAARLGGLEGADDRIGELEARAAELASALAATGAALSAVRAEAAERLAHAVSEELTALAMPHAQVEARVTQAEAAEGLEVDGRRLRMNATGLDDVELLLAANRGAEARPLHKGASGGELSRVMLGLEVVLAGTNPVPTMVFDEVDAGVGGKAAVEVGRRLAMLARDAQVVVVTHLPQVAAFADRHVVVAKSSDGLVTTSGLTLLDDTGRVRELSRMLAGLEGSDSAQAHAEELLATARALT is encoded by the coding sequence ATGCTCGAGGAGCTGCGGATCGTCGGCCTCGGCGTCATCGACGAGTCCGTGCTGGAGCTGGGGCCGGGGTTCACCGCGATCACCGGCGAGACGGGCGCGGGCAAGACGATGCTGGTCACCGCGCTGGGCCTGCTCCTGGGTGGCCGCGCGGACTCGGGGGCGGTGCGCACGGGCGCCCGTCAGGCCCGCGTCGAGGGCGTGCTCGACCTCGCCGGCACCCAGCTGGTCCAGGAGCTGCGGACCACGGTCGAGGAGGCCGGCGGTCAGCTCGACGGCGAGCGGCTGATGCTCGCGCGCCAGGTCTCGGCAGAGGGGCGCTCGCGGGCCTACGCAGGCGGGGCCGGCGTCCCGGCCGGCGTGCTGTCGGCCATCGCGGACCGGGTGGTCGCCGTGCACGGACAGTCCGACCAGCACCAGCTGCTGAGCGCGACCGCGCAGCGCGACGCGCTGGACAGGTACGCCGGCGCGGAGGCACTGCGGCTCCGCAGCGAGTTCGCGGCGGCCCACGCCGAGCTGCGTGCGGTCGAGGCCGAGCGCGAGGAGCTGCTCACGCGCAGCCGGGAGCGGGCACGCGAGGTCGACCTGCTGCGCTTCGGGCTGGAGGAGATCGAGCAGGTCGCCCCGGCGCCCGGCGAGGACGCTGCGCTGGCGGAGGAGGAGTCCCGGCTGGGGTTCGCCGACACGCTGCGCACGGCCGCCGAGCAGGCCCGCGAGATGCTCTCCGCCGAGCAGGGCGGACCCGACGCGCTCGGTGCCGTCGGGGCGGCACGGCGGCTGCTCGACGGGGTCCGCGACCACGACGCGGCCGCGGGGGAGCTCGCCGACCGGCTGGCCGAGGTCGGCTACCTCCTCGGCGACCTGGCCGCCGACACCGCGTCCTACGCCTCGGGGCTGGAGACCGACCCGGCACGGCTGGCGGCCGTCTCCGAGCGCAGGGCGGCCCTGGTCGCGCTGACCCGGAAGTACGGCGACAGCATCGACGAGGTGATCGCCTGGTCCGCCGAGGCGGCCGCGCGGCTCGGCGGCCTCGAGGGAGCCGACGACCGGATCGGCGAGCTCGAGGCGAGGGCTGCCGAGCTCGCCTCGGCACTGGCCGCGACCGGGGCCGCGCTGAGCGCGGTCCGAGCCGAGGCGGCCGAGCGGCTCGCCCACGCGGTGTCGGAGGAGCTGACCGCGCTCGCCATGCCCCACGCGCAGGTCGAGGCTCGGGTGACCCAGGCAGAGGCGGCCGAGGGGCTCGAGGTCGACGGCCGCCGGCTGCGGATGAACGCCACCGGGCTGGACGACGTCGAGCTGCTGCTGGCCGCCAACCGCGGTGCCGAGGCGAGGCCGCTGCACAAGGGCGCCTCCGGCGGCGAGCTCTCCCGCGTGATGCTGGGGCTCGAGGTCGTGCTGGCGGGCACCAACCCGGTCCCGACGATGGTCTTCGACGAGGTCGACGCCGGCGTCGGCGGCAAGGCCGCGGTCGAGGTCGGACGGCGTCTGGCGATGCTGGCCCGCGACGCGCAGGTCGTCGTGGTCACCCACCTGCCGCAGGTCGCCGCCTTCGCCGACCGTCACGTGGTGGTCGCCAAGAGCAGCGACGGGCTCGTCACGACCTCGGGACTCACCCTCCTGGACGACACCGGGCGCGTCCGCGAGCTCTCGCGCATGCTCGCCGGCCTCGAGGGGTCTGACTCCGCCCAGGCCCACGCCGAGGAGCTGCTCGCCACCGCGCGCGCCCTGACCTGA